The Desulfovibrio subterraneus genome has a segment encoding these proteins:
- a CDS encoding DNA internalization-related competence protein ComEC/Rec2, with the protein MRRFSEYSKAPAMSGAFLLPWQWLALCWFAGIWSTRHPLPAVAVALAATGMYLRWSVQGASAPAAVTAAPDSAEPVSLQISQGYAYRLAAWARPVLLPLLLTLLAVAAGYGAAVLRTTDASGLLPAFVEGRKPVVVTGTVQAVEPALNNRLQIILDDVWCDTGDQQVPLAGRMVWTWDSPEQVGGMGEAARPGPGQQVSLRQRVKPVRGFLNEGTWDSGQYWRDKGVLWRVWTRGKKNDLRISGVPSRIWQWREAVRTQMMGVLAPVQDALRVTAVQAGLGDAADSAAAGSRSKAGSDNEDGTGDTADTADGGAEEQAGVAMDSWRTLVPEKGNPASVIPALLFGDRFYLTYERMDQLSLAAVSHSLALSGMHLGVMAGSGWCFAWLAGWLWPALYLRLPRPKLAVLFAAPLVAGYVWLGGGSPSLLRAALMFACWGVLLWRNRPRVLLDGVFIAVMLISLWDPLALFDLRLQLSALAVLSLALFLPVLLPVALDCAEWLCGKRKGSADAAGDAEENTAAGFRLSRLASSLASHVCRGAAGLLAANLSIQLGMLPVVLWNFNTTSSWFLLNLLWLPVLGFWVLPLCLAGLAFSVFWASAAALWFQAALLPVSWLFGGLDWLQQAGWLIPHVAMRPHWLSMAGYWMLLVCCAFRFGGVAARHARMLRGGMAAGAVLLLLAPVGRMVTGMQDVVTLTLLDVGQGQSVLITLPHEQRILVDGGGFGLAGFDTGKSIVTPALTWHMPPSLALVANTHPDTDHLQGLFYPLRYFDVDRFVVNGDKPSRSNAARLREVEKGAGVKPETVAAGDVLFEHEGLRLEVLHPPRDRGRASSNNAALVLRLVRNGHGLALLMGDLEKEGINALLASGRDLSAEVLVLPHHGAKSSLVPRLYDAVRPQIALAGTGYLNHWKFPSQAVRDELVKQGIPLYHTAEHGQVRIVWRGDGAPQVSTFLPAP; encoded by the coding sequence GTGCGCCGTTTTTCCGAGTATTCCAAAGCCCCCGCCATGTCGGGGGCTTTTTTACTGCCGTGGCAATGGCTGGCCCTGTGCTGGTTTGCCGGAATATGGAGCACGCGGCATCCTCTGCCTGCTGTTGCCGTGGCGTTGGCCGCCACGGGCATGTATCTGCGCTGGAGCGTGCAGGGGGCCTCTGCTCCCGCAGCCGTGACGGCGGCTCCCGACTCCGCTGAACCGGTTTCCCTTCAGATATCTCAGGGCTATGCGTATCGCCTTGCCGCATGGGCGCGGCCCGTGCTGCTGCCGCTTTTGCTTACTCTGCTGGCTGTTGCGGCGGGATACGGGGCTGCCGTGTTGCGCACAACCGATGCTTCCGGGCTTCTTCCCGCCTTTGTGGAAGGCCGCAAACCCGTGGTGGTGACGGGAACGGTGCAGGCTGTGGAGCCTGCGCTGAACAACCGTCTGCAGATCATTCTGGACGATGTGTGGTGCGATACCGGCGATCAGCAGGTGCCCCTTGCCGGACGCATGGTCTGGACATGGGATTCCCCCGAACAGGTGGGCGGCATGGGCGAGGCCGCACGTCCGGGACCCGGCCAGCAGGTTTCTCTGCGCCAGCGGGTCAAGCCTGTTCGCGGCTTTCTGAACGAAGGTACGTGGGACAGCGGGCAATACTGGCGCGACAAGGGTGTGCTCTGGCGGGTGTGGACCCGTGGCAAGAAAAACGACCTGCGTATTTCCGGTGTTCCTTCCCGTATCTGGCAGTGGCGTGAGGCTGTGCGCACGCAGATGATGGGTGTGCTTGCTCCGGTGCAGGATGCCCTGCGTGTCACTGCTGTGCAGGCCGGACTGGGTGATGCGGCAGATAGCGCGGCTGCCGGTTCGAGGTCAAAGGCCGGTTCGGATAATGAAGACGGGACTGGCGATACCGCCGATACCGCTGACGGCGGTGCGGAGGAACAGGCCGGTGTTGCCATGGATTCGTGGCGCACGCTTGTTCCGGAAAAAGGCAATCCCGCCTCAGTCATTCCGGCACTGTTGTTCGGCGACAGATTCTATCTGACCTACGAGCGCATGGACCAGCTCTCTCTGGCTGCCGTGTCACACTCCCTGGCGCTTTCCGGCATGCATCTGGGTGTCATGGCTGGCTCGGGCTGGTGCTTTGCGTGGCTTGCGGGCTGGTTGTGGCCGGCGCTGTATCTGCGTCTGCCGCGGCCCAAGTTGGCTGTTCTGTTCGCTGCGCCGTTGGTGGCAGGTTATGTGTGGCTGGGGGGCGGTTCGCCATCCCTGCTGCGCGCCGCACTCATGTTTGCCTGCTGGGGCGTGTTGCTGTGGCGCAACCGGCCGCGCGTGTTGCTGGATGGCGTGTTCATTGCGGTGATGCTGATCTCCCTGTGGGATCCGCTTGCCCTGTTTGACCTGCGATTGCAGCTTTCGGCTCTGGCTGTGCTTTCTCTGGCCCTGTTTCTGCCTGTGCTGCTGCCTGTGGCGCTCGATTGCGCTGAATGGCTGTGTGGAAAGCGCAAAGGCTCAGCGGATGCCGCCGGTGACGCAGAGGAGAATACTGCTGCCGGATTCCGCTTATCCCGTTTGGCATCGAGTTTGGCATCGCATGTGTGCAGGGGGGCGGCAGGGCTGCTCGCGGCGAACCTGAGCATACAGCTCGGCATGTTGCCCGTGGTGCTCTGGAATTTCAATACCACCAGTTCATGGTTCCTGCTCAATCTGCTCTGGTTGCCTGTGCTCGGCTTCTGGGTGCTGCCGCTGTGTCTGGCAGGGCTGGCCTTCAGCGTGTTCTGGGCTTCTGCTGCTGCCCTGTGGTTTCAGGCTGCGCTGCTGCCCGTTTCGTGGCTGTTTGGCGGTCTGGACTGGCTGCAGCAGGCCGGATGGCTGATCCCGCATGTGGCCATGCGCCCGCACTGGCTGAGCATGGCCGGATACTGGATGCTGCTGGTGTGCTGTGCTTTCCGGTTCGGCGGCGTGGCTGCGCGCCATGCGCGGATGCTCAGGGGTGGTATGGCAGCGGGGGCCGTGCTCCTGCTGCTGGCTCCGGTCGGCCGCATGGTGACAGGAATGCAGGACGTGGTGACCCTGACCCTGCTCGACGTGGGGCAGGGGCAGTCCGTTCTCATCACGCTGCCGCATGAGCAGCGTATTCTGGTGGATGGCGGAGGTTTCGGGCTTGCCGGTTTTGATACGGGCAAATCCATCGTCACTCCGGCGCTGACATGGCACATGCCGCCTTCTCTGGCTCTCGTGGCCAACACGCATCCCGACACCGATCATCTGCAGGGGTTGTTTTACCCGCTGCGCTATTTTGACGTGGACCGGTTTGTGGTGAACGGCGACAAGCCTTCGCGTTCCAATGCCGCACGGCTGCGCGAGGTGGAGAAGGGGGCTGGCGTGAAGCCGGAAACCGTTGCGGCGGGCGATGTGCTGTTCGAGCATGAAGGGCTGCGTCTTGAGGTGCTGCATCCGCCCCGCGACAGGGGGCGTGCCTCATCCAACAATGCTGCGCTGGTGCTGCGCCTTGTGCGCAACGGGCATGGTCTGGCGCTGCTCATGGGGGATCTGGAAAAGGAAGGAATTAACGCCCTGCTGGCTTCCGGACGCGACCTGAGTGCCGAAGTGCTGGTGCTGCCGCACCATGGTGCGAAATCCAGCCTTGTGCCACGTCTGTACGATGCCGTGCGCCCGCAGATTGCCCTTGCGGGAACAGGCTATCTCAATCACTGGAAGTTCCCTTCGCAGGCGGTTCGCGACGAGCTGGTAAAGCAGGGTATACCCCTCTACCATACGGCGGAACACGGTCAGGTGCGTATTGTGTGGCGCGGAGACGGTGCGCCGCAGGTGTCCACCTTTCTGCCTGCGCCCTGA
- a CDS encoding response regulator, translating to MSSKKLLVVDDEKHIRMLYQEELEAEGYTVATSDGQENILAVIARETPRVVILDIKLGPDISGLDLLQQIRSKDQDLPVILSTAYDSFQHDLKSIAADFYVVKSVDLTELKLRVTQAMAKNP from the coding sequence ATGTCCAGCAAGAAATTACTCGTCGTTGATGACGAAAAGCATATCCGCATGCTGTATCAGGAAGAGCTTGAGGCGGAAGGGTATACTGTCGCGACCTCCGACGGACAAGAGAACATTCTTGCTGTCATAGCCCGTGAAACCCCGCGGGTGGTTATTCTCGACATCAAGCTCGGACCGGACATTTCCGGCCTTGACCTGCTGCAGCAGATACGCAGCAAGGATCAGGACCTGCCGGTGATTCTCAGCACCGCATATGACAGTTTTCAGCACGATCTCAAATCCATTGCTGCGGACTTCTATGTCGTGAAATCCGTGGATCTTACCGAACTCAAGCTGCGCGTGACTCAGGCCATGGCCAAGAATCCCTGA
- a CDS encoding MoaD/ThiS family protein: MSEQTYEPAPYGVTVTLEPANETRVMQVKNVQQMLSQLQIRPTTVLVIRDGGLLTPDLKLQHGDKVTVRTVVSSG; the protein is encoded by the coding sequence ATGTCTGAACAGACTTATGAACCAGCCCCGTACGGGGTGACTGTAACCCTCGAACCGGCCAACGAAACCCGCGTGATGCAGGTGAAGAACGTGCAGCAGATGCTCAGTCAGCTGCAGATTCGCCCCACCACCGTGCTCGTTATCCGCGACGGCGGCTTGCTCACTCCGGACCTGAAGCTGCAGCATGGTGACAAGGTTACCGTGCGTACCGTGGTTTCCAGCGGCTAG
- a CDS encoding ATP-binding protein gives MKCKRCKVPAVVALPSHNTGFCAECFDLFFTRQVERGIHSEKLFTKEDRILVALSGGKDSLACILVLKRLGYDVTGLHIDLSIPNSSEFARGTVERFCEEHGIALIVKEMAKEGLAIPDVKARLNRPICSACGKIKRYFFNKVALDEKYTVLATGHNLDDEIARLFSNVLRWDVGYLSDQGPMLEAENGFARKVKPLFRLSEYETANWSFLQGIPYHYAPCPYSKGASFTSYKKLWADLEEEMPGRKLAFYLGFLEKGKAPFQRQEALTGDSLAPCTSCGYPTSAEVCGVCRIKDAVSERK, from the coding sequence ATGAAATGCAAACGCTGCAAAGTGCCCGCAGTCGTCGCGCTGCCCAGCCATAACACGGGTTTCTGCGCCGAATGCTTCGACCTGTTCTTCACCCGTCAGGTTGAACGCGGCATTCATTCTGAAAAATTGTTCACCAAGGAAGACCGCATCCTCGTTGCCCTTTCCGGCGGCAAGGATTCGCTGGCCTGCATCCTCGTGCTCAAGCGCCTTGGTTACGATGTAACCGGCCTGCATATTGATCTCAGCATTCCCAACAGCTCGGAATTTGCCCGTGGCACAGTGGAACGCTTTTGCGAGGAGCACGGCATTGCCCTTATCGTCAAGGAAATGGCCAAAGAAGGCCTTGCCATTCCCGATGTGAAGGCACGGCTCAACCGCCCCATCTGTTCCGCCTGCGGCAAGATCAAGCGCTACTTCTTCAACAAGGTTGCACTGGACGAAAAGTACACTGTGCTGGCCACCGGCCATAACCTTGATGACGAAATAGCCCGCCTGTTCTCCAACGTGCTGCGCTGGGACGTGGGCTACTTGAGCGATCAGGGCCCCATGCTGGAAGCGGAGAACGGTTTTGCCCGCAAGGTGAAGCCCCTGTTCCGCCTTTCCGAATACGAAACGGCCAACTGGTCCTTCCTGCAGGGCATTCCCTACCATTACGCTCCCTGTCCGTATTCCAAGGGCGCCAGCTTCACCTCCTACAAGAAGCTGTGGGCCGATCTGGAAGAAGAAATGCCCGGCCGCAAGCTCGCCTTCTACCTCGGCTTCCTTGAGAAGGGTAAGGCACCTTTCCAGCGGCAGGAGGCCCTTACTGGCGATTCTCTCGCTCCCTGCACCTCTTGTGGCTATCCTACCTCCGCAGAGGTCTGCGGTGTGTGCCGCATCAAGGATGCCGTCTCCGAGCGGAAATAG
- a CDS encoding RHS repeat domain-containing protein, whose product MVLAESYIWKDALRLGAWIDHTSGTRCLFHYESGHSPVAVTMEHPQGAATYRLGFDQIGSLKLAVLPDANGGKLIKEMAYDSFGTMLNDSNPELFLPVGFASGLVDRHTGFIRFGYRDYSPELGRFTALDPARDMRGDGDLWDYCVDDPINCVDPWGLKTKGVGVGFSASGFGFGAGAGAMVVKDDKGNWGVEYYGDYGASSGFGVSGEASYQATTAKTIKDLAGKSQKIGASYQLPIPGVPSLGTEKIQGAGYTGEGYSLGVGIKALPIPMEVHVKEEQSRVKEFGSSKE is encoded by the coding sequence ATGGTGCTGGCCGAATCCTACATCTGGAAGGATGCCTTGCGTCTCGGCGCATGGATAGACCACACCAGCGGCACCCGCTGCCTGTTCCACTACGAATCCGGTCACAGCCCCGTAGCTGTTACCATGGAGCATCCGCAGGGTGCCGCGACCTATCGTCTCGGATTCGACCAGATAGGCTCGCTCAAGCTGGCGGTGCTGCCGGATGCCAATGGAGGCAAGTTGATAAAGGAAATGGCATATGATAGCTTCGGGACTATGCTGAACGACTCCAATCCCGAGCTATTCCTGCCAGTTGGCTTTGCCTCCGGCCTTGTGGACCGCCACACGGGATTCATCCGCTTCGGCTACCGTGACTATTCCCCCGAGCTGGGCCGTTTTACCGCCCTTGACCCTGCCCGCGACATGCGCGGCGACGGCGATCTGTGGGATTACTGTGTGGATGATCCCATAAACTGCGTTGACCCGTGGGGGCTGAAAACCAAGGGGGTTGGAGTTGGATTTTCCGCCAGTGGTTTCGGTTTTGGCGCAGGAGCCGGTGCAATGGTTGTGAAGGATGATAAGGGAAATTGGGGTGTTGAGTACTATGGAGACTACGGCGCCTCTTCCGGCTTTGGTGTTTCTGGGGAAGCCTCATATCAAGCAACCACGGCGAAAACGATCAAAGACCTTGCAGGAAAATCACAAAAGATAGGAGCAAGTTATCAATTGCCGATTCCGGGAGTCCCATCTTTGGGAACAGAAAAAATCCAAGGGGCTGGCTATACTGGCGAAGGATATAGTCTTGGTGTTGGCATAAAAGCACTCCCAATCCCAATGGAGGTGCATGTGAAAGAAGAACAGAGTCGTGTGAAGGAATTTGGTTCTTCAAAAGAATAA
- the aspS gene encoding aspartate--tRNA ligase: MSDQILDIQQEHQQYIEPLGNWVRTHSCCELNANNIGAEVCLMGWVQFRRDHGGLIFIDLRDRAGLTQVVFSPDFNADAHKTAHILRTEYVLAIKGVVRHRPDGMTNATMVTGEVEVYVSEWKLLNTAKTTPFQIEDRVDASENLRLEYRYLDLRRPKLARNFILRNRAAQSVRRYLDELNFLEVETPCLTKSTPEGARDFLVPSRVNQGMFYALPQSPQIFKQLLMVSGMDRYYQIVRCFRDEDLRADRQPEFTQIDIEMSFVDELQVQTMAEGLVSRVFKDCLDVELTAPFVRMTYDQAMADYGVDKPDTRFDLKLKEVTSIFRESEFKVFAKAEMVKAMRVPAGGELSRKEIDVFTEFVKIYGAQGLAWIKIKADEWQSPFAKFLSDAEKQNLTETLGLEVGDIIFFQAGAPDMCNSALGNLRLEVAKRFNLIPENTFNFLWVTDFPLFEYDADEKRYVACHHPFTAVQVGQEALMKEDPAKVKARAYDLVLNGSEIGGGSIRIHNRAQQEYMFDALGFTKEEADKQFGFLMEAFEYGAPPHGGIAFGMDRLVMLLTGSPSIRDVIAFPKTQKATCLLTDAPSEVSARQLRDLSLRLREVKQD, translated from the coding sequence ATGAGCGACCAGATTTTGGATATTCAGCAGGAACACCAGCAGTACATAGAGCCCCTTGGTAACTGGGTTCGCACCCACAGTTGCTGCGAGCTGAATGCCAATAATATCGGCGCGGAAGTCTGCCTTATGGGCTGGGTGCAGTTCCGTCGTGACCACGGCGGCCTCATCTTTATCGACCTCCGCGACCGCGCCGGGCTGACGCAGGTGGTTTTCAGCCCCGATTTCAATGCTGATGCGCACAAGACCGCGCACATTCTGCGCACGGAATACGTGCTGGCAATAAAGGGTGTTGTGCGTCACCGCCCCGATGGCATGACCAACGCCACCATGGTGACCGGCGAAGTGGAAGTGTATGTTTCCGAATGGAAGCTGCTGAACACCGCCAAGACCACCCCTTTCCAGATTGAAGACCGCGTGGATGCTTCCGAGAACCTGCGCCTTGAATACCGCTATCTCGACCTGCGCCGTCCCAAGCTGGCCAGAAACTTCATTCTGCGCAACCGTGCAGCACAGTCAGTGCGCCGCTATCTGGATGAGCTGAACTTCCTTGAAGTGGAAACCCCCTGCCTGACCAAGTCCACCCCTGAAGGTGCGCGCGACTTCCTCGTGCCCAGCCGCGTGAATCAGGGCATGTTCTACGCGCTGCCGCAGTCTCCCCAGATTTTCAAGCAGCTGCTCATGGTTTCCGGCATGGACCGCTACTACCAGATCGTGCGCTGCTTCCGTGACGAAGACCTGCGTGCAGACCGTCAGCCGGAGTTCACCCAGATCGATATTGAAATGAGCTTCGTGGATGAACTGCAGGTGCAGACCATGGCCGAAGGTCTTGTGAGCCGCGTGTTCAAGGACTGCCTCGACGTGGAGCTTACCGCTCCCTTCGTGCGCATGACCTACGATCAGGCCATGGCCGATTACGGCGTGGACAAGCCCGACACCCGTTTCGATCTGAAGCTGAAGGAAGTGACCTCCATCTTCCGCGAATCCGAGTTCAAGGTGTTTGCCAAGGCAGAGATGGTCAAGGCCATGCGCGTGCCCGCTGGCGGCGAGCTTTCCCGCAAGGAAATCGACGTCTTCACCGAGTTCGTGAAGATCTACGGCGCACAGGGTCTGGCATGGATCAAGATCAAGGCCGACGAATGGCAGTCTCCCTTTGCCAAGTTCCTGTCCGATGCCGAGAAGCAGAACCTGACCGAGACCCTTGGTCTTGAAGTGGGCGACATCATCTTCTTCCAGGCCGGTGCACCGGATATGTGCAACAGCGCGCTGGGCAACCTGCGTCTGGAAGTGGCAAAGCGCTTCAACCTCATCCCCGAGAACACCTTCAACTTCCTGTGGGTGACCGACTTCCCGCTGTTCGAATACGACGCGGACGAAAAGCGCTATGTTGCCTGCCACCACCCCTTCACCGCCGTGCAGGTGGGTCAGGAAGCCCTGATGAAGGAAGATCCTGCCAAGGTTAAGGCCCGTGCGTACGACCTCGTGCTGAACGGCAGCGAAATCGGTGGCGGCTCCATCCGCATCCATAACCGCGCCCAGCAGGAATACATGTTCGACGCGCTCGGCTTTACCAAGGAAGAGGCAGACAAGCAGTTCGGATTCCTCATGGAAGCCTTCGAATACGGCGCACCGCCCCACGGCGGCATCGCCTTCGGCATGGACCGTCTGGTCATGCTGCTCACCGGCTCCCCGTCCATCCGTGACGTTATCGCCTTCCCCAAGACCCAGAAGGCAACCTGTCTGCTCACCGATGCACCTTCCGAAGTCTCCGCGCGCCAGCTGCGCGACCTGAGCCTGCGTCTGCGCGAAGTGAAGCAGGATTAG
- the hisS gene encoding histidine--tRNA ligase: MSSVQKIKGFADMFSPDSDAFTFMEGIGREVFGSFGYTELRTPILERTELFKRSIGDETDVVQKEMYTFDDRKGRSLTMRPEATAGVMRAYIEANMHAQEQVAKLFTFGPMFRYERPQKGRMRQFHQINCECLGPVEPHADAEVILMLMTFLTRIGLTDLSLEINSLGCRECRPKYNDALKAFFAKLDTSALCEDCRRRMDTNPLRVLDCKVPACKELTKDAPTILEHNCPECADHHAKVLSVLDRAGLKYIQNVRLVRGLDYYNRTTFEVVSGSIGAQASVAGGGRYDGLIKQLGGPDVPGIGFACGMERLALMLGERAAAQPDFYIAVLDDNGLEVALMLAQALREAGKVGELAFAAKSMKAQMRQASRKNARKVLILGGDELATSTVVVKDMASGEQVSVPMAEIVEHI, from the coding sequence ATGAGCAGCGTACAAAAGATCAAGGGTTTTGCCGACATGTTCTCGCCGGACAGCGACGCCTTCACCTTCATGGAAGGTATCGGACGCGAGGTGTTCGGCAGCTTCGGCTACACGGAACTGCGCACCCCCATTCTGGAGCGCACCGAACTGTTCAAGCGTTCCATCGGTGACGAAACCGACGTGGTGCAGAAGGAAATGTACACCTTCGACGACCGCAAGGGCCGCTCCCTGACCATGCGTCCGGAAGCCACCGCAGGCGTCATGCGCGCCTACATCGAAGCCAACATGCATGCGCAGGAACAGGTGGCCAAGCTTTTCACCTTCGGCCCCATGTTCCGTTACGAACGCCCCCAGAAGGGCCGCATGCGCCAGTTCCACCAGATCAACTGCGAGTGCCTCGGACCGGTTGAGCCCCACGCGGACGCCGAAGTCATCCTCATGCTGATGACCTTCCTCACCCGCATCGGCCTTACCGACCTGTCGCTGGAAATAAACTCCCTCGGCTGCCGCGAGTGCCGTCCCAAATACAACGACGCGCTCAAGGCCTTCTTTGCCAAGCTGGACACCTCTGCCCTGTGCGAAGACTGCCGCCGCCGCATGGATACCAATCCCCTGCGCGTGCTGGACTGCAAAGTGCCCGCCTGCAAAGAGCTGACGAAGGATGCACCCACCATTCTGGAACACAACTGCCCCGAATGTGCCGACCACCACGCCAAGGTGCTGAGCGTGCTCGACCGGGCAGGCCTCAAATACATCCAGAACGTGCGCCTTGTACGCGGACTGGACTACTACAACCGCACGACTTTTGAAGTTGTTTCCGGCTCCATCGGCGCACAGGCTTCCGTTGCCGGTGGCGGCCGTTACGACGGTCTCATCAAGCAGCTCGGCGGCCCCGACGTACCCGGCATCGGCTTTGCCTGCGGCATGGAACGTCTTGCGCTCATGCTGGGCGAACGCGCAGCAGCACAGCCCGACTTCTACATCGCCGTGCTGGACGATAATGGCCTTGAGGTTGCGCTCATGCTCGCACAGGCGCTGCGCGAAGCAGGCAAGGTGGGTGAACTCGCCTTTGCCGCCAAGTCCATGAAGGCGCAGATGCGTCAGGCCAGCCGCAAGAACGCCCGCAAGGTGCTCATTCTCGGCGGCGACGAACTGGCAACCAGCACCGTCGTGGTCAAGGACATGGCCTCCGGCGAGCAGGTTTCCGTGCCCATGGCCGAGATTGTTGAACATATATAA
- the moaC gene encoding cyclic pyranopterin monophosphate synthase MoaC yields the protein MSDQDFSHMSADGSITMVDVGHKNDTRRVAIVRTVVEVSPSTLDLLKRQALPKGDVLTTAKVAGILAAKRTWELIPLCHPLFLSYVDVRFSIQDETCQIHIEAEARTTGQTGVEMEALVAAQTAAMTIYDMCKAVQKDIVIRDCRLVYKAGGKSGEFRAE from the coding sequence ATGAGCGATCAGGATTTTTCCCACATGAGCGCGGACGGCTCCATCACCATGGTTGATGTGGGCCACAAAAACGACACCCGCCGCGTGGCCATAGTGCGCACGGTGGTTGAAGTTTCTCCCAGCACGCTGGACCTGCTCAAGCGGCAGGCCCTACCCAAGGGCGACGTGCTCACCACCGCCAAGGTTGCGGGCATTCTCGCAGCCAAGCGCACGTGGGAACTTATCCCCCTCTGCCACCCCCTGTTCCTCAGCTATGTGGATGTGCGGTTCTCCATTCAAGATGAAACCTGCCAGATTCATATAGAGGCCGAAGCACGCACGACCGGCCAGACCGGCGTGGAGATGGAAGCGCTTGTCGCCGCCCAGACAGCCGCCATGACCATCTATGACATGTGCAAAGCCGTACAGAAAGATATTGTCATCCGCGACTGCCGCCTCGTCTACAAGGCCGGTGGCAAGAGCGGAGAATTCCGCGCGGAATAG
- the dnaJ gene encoding molecular chaperone DnaJ, whose product MSQRDYYEVLGVGRSASQDEIKKAYRKKAMEFHPDRNPDNPEAEALFKEAAEAYDVLRDADKRQRYDKFGHAGVSGNGFGGGGFHSAEDIFSQFGDIFGDLFGFSMGGASRGPRAQAGSDLRYNLNINFRQAAKGDEVTLKIPKRVTCTECEGTGAAPGTKPETCSRCNGRGQVRQSQGPFSISMPCHACSGTGQIISNPCPRCRGAGIVQETKELSVRIPAGVDSGNRLRLRGEGEPGIHGGPPGDLYVVITVEQDKTFRRHGQDLIVTREISFVQASLGDRIEVPTLDDPITVEIPKGTQNGEIFRMHDYGLPSLGYGSNGDLLVEIVVKTPTKLSKRQEELLREFAQLEEDKPMTKAKNLFKKVGKAMGVD is encoded by the coding sequence ATGAGCCAGCGTGACTACTACGAAGTGCTGGGCGTAGGCCGAAGCGCATCGCAAGACGAAATCAAGAAAGCCTACCGCAAGAAAGCCATGGAGTTCCATCCGGACCGCAACCCGGACAACCCCGAGGCCGAAGCTTTGTTCAAGGAAGCGGCGGAAGCGTATGACGTCCTGCGCGACGCCGACAAGCGCCAACGCTACGACAAGTTCGGACACGCGGGAGTCAGCGGTAACGGCTTCGGCGGTGGCGGCTTCCACAGCGCAGAGGATATCTTCAGCCAGTTCGGCGATATTTTCGGCGATCTGTTCGGCTTTTCCATGGGCGGCGCATCCAGAGGCCCCCGCGCTCAGGCGGGATCGGACCTGCGCTACAACCTGAATATCAACTTCCGGCAGGCAGCCAAGGGCGACGAAGTCACCCTCAAGATCCCCAAGCGGGTCACCTGCACCGAATGCGAAGGAACAGGAGCTGCCCCGGGAACCAAGCCGGAAACCTGTTCGCGCTGCAACGGCCGGGGTCAGGTGCGCCAGAGTCAGGGACCTTTCTCCATCTCCATGCCTTGCCACGCCTGCAGCGGCACCGGCCAGATCATCTCCAATCCATGCCCCCGCTGTCGTGGCGCGGGCATAGTGCAGGAGACGAAGGAACTTTCCGTGCGTATTCCCGCGGGTGTGGATTCCGGCAACCGTCTGCGCCTGCGCGGCGAAGGCGAACCCGGCATTCATGGCGGGCCTCCCGGCGACCTGTATGTGGTCATCACCGTGGAGCAGGACAAGACCTTCCGCCGTCACGGGCAGGATTTGATCGTGACCCGCGAAATCTCCTTCGTGCAGGCCTCCCTTGGCGACCGCATAGAAGTGCCCACCCTTGATGATCCCATCACGGTGGAAATTCCCAAGGGTACCCAGAATGGCGAGATTTTCCGCATGCACGACTACGGCCTGCCTTCACTGGGCTACGGCTCCAACGGCGACCTGCTCGTCGAGATCGTGGTCAAAACGCCCACCAAGCTGAGCAAGCGGCAGGAAGAACTGCTGCGCGAATTTGCCCAGCTGGAAGAAGACAAGCCCATGACCAAGGCAAAGAACCTGTTCAAGAAAGTCGGCAAGGCCATGGGAGTGGACTAG
- the rpoZ gene encoding DNA-directed RNA polymerase subunit omega has protein sequence MARITVEDCQKHIGNRFLLVQMAIKRVQQFREGYKPLVDSKNKEVVTALREIAAGKVLPDNMEWYTHEETKTAE, from the coding sequence ATGGCCCGTATTACCGTAGAAGATTGCCAGAAGCACATAGGCAACCGCTTCCTGCTGGTTCAGATGGCTATCAAACGCGTTCAGCAGTTCCGCGAAGGCTACAAGCCCCTCGTGGACAGCAAGAACAAGGAAGTCGTGACCGCCCTGCGCGAAATCGCCGCAGGCAAGGTTCTGCCCGACAATATGGAATGGTATACCCACGAAGAAACCAAGACCGCCGAGTAA